The Chiloscyllium punctatum isolate Juve2018m chromosome 30, sChiPun1.3, whole genome shotgun sequence genome includes a region encoding these proteins:
- the LOC140455487 gene encoding uncharacterized protein isoform X1 produces MKEKPFKCVVCNRAFARSLTLTNHQRVHTGEKPFKCEVCNKSFTQLSGLLNHQPIHREEKPFRCEVCEKSFSQSSSLLVHQRIHTGEKPFRCEVCDKAFSTFGELRKHRRIHTGERPFTCEVCDKSFSQSENLHTHRRIHTGERPFRCKVCDKSFLRTENLRNHQRLHTGEKPFTCEVCNQSFTQLSGLVHHRPSHTGKKSFTCDVCDKSFSQSSTLCEHQRIHTGEKPFSCMVCHKSFSRSGNLRTHQRIHTGEKPFKCEVCDKSFTQSSILLVHRRVHTGEKPFICEMCDKSFSRSWSLLLHQKVHTGE; encoded by the coding sequence ATGAAAGAGAAACCATTCAAGTGTGTGGTGTGCAACCGAGCTTTTGCAAGGTCATTGACACTCACAAATCACCAAcgtgttcacactggggagaaacctTTCAAATGTGAGGTGTGTAACAAAAGCTTCACACAGTTATCGGGCCTGCTGAATCACCAGCCCATTCACAGAGAGGAGAAACCATTCAGATGTGAGGTTTGTGAGAAATCCTTTTCACAGTCATCCAGCCTCCTAGTGCACCAACGCATTCACACCGGAGAAAAGCCATTCAGATGTGAGGTGTGTGATAAAGCATTCTCGACATTCGGGGAACTTCGTAAACACCGACGTATTCACACAGGGGAAAGACCATTCACATGTGAGGTGTGTGACAAATCATTTTCACAGTCAGAGAATCTCCACACACACCGAcgcattcacacaggggagagaccatttAGATGCAAGGTGTGTGACAAATCATTCTTAAGGACAGAGAATCTTCGTAATCATCAACGccttcacacaggggagaaaccattcacgtGCGAAGTATGTAACCAGAGCTTTACACAGTTATCGGGTCTGGTGCATCATCGGCCTAGTCACACGGGCAAAAAGTCATTCACATGTGACGTATGTGACAAGTCATTCTCGCAGTCATCAACTCTCTGTGAACACCAACgtattcacacaggggagaaaccattcagcTGTATGGTGTGTCACAAATCATTTTCACGGTCAGGGAATCTCCGTACACATCAACGTATCCACACAGGGGAAAAACCATTTAAGTGTGAGGTGTGTGACAAATCCTTCACTCAGTCATCAATTCTCCTTGTTCACCGACGtgttcacacaggggagaaaccattcataTGTGAGATGTGCGACAAATCATTCTCAAGGTCATGGAGCCTTCTCCTCCACCAGAAAGTCCACACTGGGGAGTAA